A single Terriglobales bacterium DNA region contains:
- a CDS encoding MOSC domain-containing protein, with the protein MQTVGVIRQLARYPVKSMQGEALPSLRLTLQGFEEDRRYAFVRSDSRSAFPWLTGRELPELLRYQTSVEKAGTPDVSVKVTIASGERWRVESDELRQALEARYGKSVFLLRDHRGSYDIAPVSLISRQTVARIAEETGTREDPWRFRPNLLVDLANDEAFAELQWVGKTLRIGNQARIAVTEVDERCVMITLDPATGKSTPEILKCVVQQHNQCAGIYATVLTPGEVRAGDVISLES; encoded by the coding sequence ATGCAAACGGTGGGTGTGATTCGCCAGCTGGCGCGCTATCCCGTCAAGTCGATGCAGGGTGAGGCGCTGCCGTCGCTGCGGCTGACCCTGCAAGGCTTCGAGGAGGACCGGCGCTATGCTTTCGTGCGATCCGACTCCCGCAGTGCCTTTCCCTGGCTCACCGGACGTGAACTTCCGGAGCTTCTGCGCTACCAGACTTCGGTCGAGAAGGCAGGTACGCCCGATGTCTCCGTGAAGGTCACCATCGCGAGCGGTGAGCGCTGGCGGGTGGAGAGCGACGAGCTTCGGCAGGCGCTCGAGGCGCGCTACGGCAAATCCGTGTTCCTGCTGCGCGACCATCGCGGCTCCTATGACATCGCTCCCGTATCGCTCATCAGCCGGCAAACGGTCGCGCGCATCGCGGAGGAAACCGGCACCAGGGAGGATCCCTGGCGGTTCCGTCCCAACCTGCTGGTCGATCTGGCAAACGACGAAGCATTCGCTGAATTGCAATGGGTCGGCAAGACGCTCCGCATCGGCAACCAGGCGCGCATCGCCGTCACCGAGGTGGATGAGCGCTGCGTGATGATCACCCTCGATCCCGCCACCGGCAAATCGACGCCCGAAATTCTGAAGTGCGTCGTGCAGCAGCACAACCAGTGCGCCGGAATCTACGCGACGGTGCTTACCCCGGGCGAAGTCCGTGCCGGGGATGTCATTAGCCTCGAGTCGTAA